In Kryptolebias marmoratus isolate JLee-2015 linkage group LG4, ASM164957v2, whole genome shotgun sequence, the following proteins share a genomic window:
- the LOC108231479 gene encoding glycerol-3-phosphate dehydrogenase [NAD(+)], cytoplasmic → MAAPKKVCVIGSGNWGSAIAKIVGANAAKYDKFDTTVNMWVFEETVNDRKLSEIINTDHENVKYLPGHKLPPNVVAVSDLAESVKGADILIFVVPHQFIGRVCDTIKDHIKKDAVGMSLIKGVDAGPEGLKLISEVIRGRLGITMTVLMGANIANEVADEKFCETTIGCRDKAVGPLLKELMETPNFRVTVVEESDVVEICGALKNIVAVGAGFCDGLGFGDNTKAAVIRLGLMEMIAFAKVFCTNCPVSPTTFLESCGVADLITTCYGGRNRKIGEAFAKTGKSIEQLENEMLNGQKLQGPATASEVYVILKQKNMVEKFPLFTAVQEICFNGHPVTDFIKCLQNHPEHM, encoded by the exons ATGGCAGCTCCTAAGAAAGTGTGTGTGATCGGCTCTGGGAACTG GGGATCTGCCATTGCCAAGATTGTGGGTGCCAACGCAGCCAAATATGACAAGTTTGACACCACAGTAAACATGTGGGTGTTTGAGGAGACGGTGAACGACCgcaaactctcagaaatcatCAACACAGATCATGAAAATGTGAAATACCTGCCGGGTCACAAGCTGCCTCCCAACGTG GTGGCCGTTTCAGACTTGGCGGAGTCTGTGAAGGGAGCCGACATCCTGATCTTTGTGGTCCCTCACCAGTTCATTGGGAGAGTGTGTGACACCATTAAAGATCACATAAAGAAAGATGCTGTTGGAATGTCTCTCATCAAG gGTGTAGATGCAGGTCCCGAGGGTCTGAAGCTCATCTCAGAGGTCATCCGAGGGAGACTGGGCATCACCATGACCGTCCTCATGGGTGCAAACATCGCTAATGAGGTGGCTGATGAGAAGTTCTGCGAAACAACAATCG GGTGCAGAGACAAGGCAGTGGGGCcgctgctgaaggagctgatgGAGACCCCCAACTTCCGTGTGACGGTGGTGGAGGAGTCTGATGTGGTGGAGATCTGCGGGGCGCTCAAG AACATCGTGGCAGTGGGAGCAGGTTTCTGCGACGGCCTGGGCTTCGGTGACAACACCAAAGCAGCGGTGATTCGTCTCGGCCTGATGGAGATGATTGCCTTCGCCAAGGTCTTCTGCACAAACTGCCCCGTCTCCCCCACCACCTTCCTGGAGAGCTGCGGCGTCGCTGACCTCATCACGACCTGCTACGGAGGCCGCAACCGCAAGATTGGAGAGGCATTTGCCAAAACAGGCAAA agcATTGAGCAGCTGGAGAACGAGATGCTGAATGGGCAGAAGCTTCAGGGTCCGGCCACAGCAAGCGAAGTCTACGTaatcctgaaacagaaaaacatggtGGAAAA gtttccTCTTTTCACTGCTGTTCAGGAGATCTGCTTCAACGGCCACCCAGTCACGGACTTCATCAAGTGTTTGCAAAACCACCCGGAGCACATGTGA